Proteins from a genomic interval of Streptomyces sp. NBC_01445:
- a CDS encoding amphi-Trp domain-containing protein, with protein MKDLKFEQKRSLSRLEAADQLSALAAALREGGDAELELGSATLSLRVPDALRSEVEVEVGNGEIELEIEFKWPTAPTRTAPSRTAAGTEKATARKSVPAKPRRSTTGSAGRSKSGKQSATRTKKTS; from the coding sequence ATGAAGGACCTCAAATTTGAGCAGAAACGCTCGCTGTCACGCCTTGAAGCGGCTGACCAGCTCTCGGCGCTCGCAGCAGCACTGAGGGAAGGCGGGGATGCCGAACTGGAACTCGGTTCCGCGACGCTGAGCCTGCGGGTTCCCGACGCCCTTCGCAGTGAGGTGGAGGTCGAGGTCGGCAACGGCGAGATCGAGCTGGAGATCGAGTTCAAGTGGCCGACGGCCCCGACCCGGACAGCGCCATCGCGGACGGCCGCGGGCACGGAAAAGGCCACAGCGCGAAAGAGCGTGCCCGCCAAACCAAGGCGCAGCACGACGGGCTCCGCCGGCAGAAGCAAAAGCGGGAAGCAGTCTGCTACGAGGACCAAGAAGACGTCCTGA
- a CDS encoding DUF7144 family membrane protein, which produces MASNVSGTGSGTARSSPSTGTGTGIGIGIGIGSGWLVFAAVLMVFGGLMMLFQGIAAIAKDDVFVVTRHYVYQFDLTAWGWIHLILGVIIALVGVALLFTGATWARVAGVVLTGLAMLANFLWAPYAPLWAIVLIAINAFVIWALCAAPSPSER; this is translated from the coding sequence ATGGCCAGCAACGTGAGTGGAACAGGCTCGGGTACGGCGAGGAGTTCGCCGAGCACAGGCACAGGCACAGGCATAGGCATAGGCATAGGCATAGGCAGCGGCTGGCTGGTCTTCGCCGCTGTCCTCATGGTCTTCGGCGGCCTGATGATGCTCTTCCAGGGCATCGCCGCCATCGCGAAGGACGACGTGTTCGTCGTCACCCGCCACTACGTGTATCAGTTCGATCTCACCGCATGGGGCTGGATCCATCTCATCCTGGGCGTCATCATCGCTCTCGTCGGAGTCGCCCTCCTGTTCACGGGCGCCACCTGGGCCAGGGTTGCCGGCGTTGTGCTGACCGGCCTGGCCATGCTCGCGAACTTCCTGTGGGCCCCGTACGCACCGTTGTGGGCCATCGTCCTGATCGCGATCAACGCTTTCGTGATCTGGGCGCTGTGCGCCGCACCCAGCCCGTCGGAGCGATGA
- a CDS encoding carboxymuconolactone decarboxylase family protein gives MSTASETPVLDTLAAMTVDSIERCGLTPDMLILTRIAALAASDAPPISYAAHIDPALKAGLTAERLQDVLVAIAPIVGTARVMTAAGNITEALGIAIAVADAEIEAQG, from the coding sequence ATGTCCACTGCATCCGAAACCCCTGTCCTGGACACCTTGGCCGCCATGACGGTTGATTCGATCGAGCGTTGCGGGCTGACCCCGGACATGCTCATCCTCACGCGCATCGCGGCACTCGCCGCCTCGGACGCCCCGCCGATCTCCTACGCGGCCCACATCGACCCCGCTCTCAAGGCCGGCCTGACCGCCGAGCGGCTGCAGGACGTCCTGGTCGCGATCGCGCCCATCGTGGGCACCGCCCGCGTCATGACGGCAGCGGGCAACATCACCGAGGCACTCGGCATCGCCATCGCCGTCGCCGACGCCGAGATCGAGGCCCAGGGCTGA
- a CDS encoding NAD(P)H-binding protein, whose product MTSSAQQTYNEPGKMQPVLVTGATGRIGRAVIAELLAAGVPVRALTRNPATAGLPAQVEVVAGDFTEPESLDPALQGVRSVFLLWTAPPATAEAVIKRLASRARRVVFLSSPHRIDHPFFQQPNPMARMHAEIERLITAGGLESTFIRPGMFTSNAQLWWAPTIRDGGVVRWPYGAAETAPIDERDLAAVAARTLYEEGHAGGDYVLTGPESLSQAEQVGVIGSVLGRQIPFEELSPEEFRRATEGIWPGPVVEMLLDAWGATIGRPAYVTSTVADVLGVPARTFRQWASDHADAFRERPAE is encoded by the coding sequence GTGACCAGCAGTGCACAACAGACGTACAACGAGCCGGGGAAGATGCAACCCGTCCTGGTGACGGGAGCCACTGGCCGAATCGGGCGCGCGGTGATCGCCGAGCTCTTGGCTGCAGGCGTGCCGGTACGCGCGCTCACGCGCAACCCTGCGACAGCCGGGCTGCCGGCACAGGTCGAGGTCGTGGCGGGCGACTTCACCGAGCCCGAGTCGCTCGACCCCGCGCTGCAGGGCGTGCGCTCGGTGTTCCTCCTGTGGACCGCGCCGCCTGCCACCGCTGAGGCCGTCATCAAGCGGCTCGCGTCGCGGGCGCGGAGGGTCGTCTTTCTCTCCTCGCCACACCGGATCGACCATCCCTTCTTCCAGCAGCCGAACCCCATGGCTCGCATGCACGCCGAGATCGAGCGCCTGATCACGGCCGGCGGACTCGAGTCGACATTCATCCGGCCCGGGATGTTCACCTCGAACGCGCAGTTGTGGTGGGCGCCCACGATCCGTGACGGCGGCGTCGTCCGGTGGCCGTACGGCGCGGCCGAGACCGCACCGATCGACGAACGCGACCTCGCGGCCGTGGCGGCACGCACCCTCTATGAGGAAGGGCACGCCGGCGGTGACTACGTCCTCACCGGCCCCGAGTCGCTGAGCCAGGCGGAGCAAGTGGGCGTGATCGGGAGCGTCCTCGGCCGACAGATCCCGTTCGAGGAGCTCTCGCCCGAAGAGTTCCGGCGTGCGACGGAAGGCATCTGGCCGGGTCCGGTCGTGGAGATGCTGCTCGATGCATGGGGTGCGACGATCGGACGCCCGGCGTATGTGACTTCAACTGTGGCCGACGTCCTCGGAGTTCCGGCACGGACGTTTCGTCAATGGGCCTCCGATCACGCCGACGCGTTTCGGGAACGCCCGGCCGAGTAG